CTGGGAAGGGGAAAAAGTCCAGCTCAATAACCCTATCGATGCAATGAACTTAGGAATTGCTACTATTTATCAGGAACTAAATGTTATACCAGAGCTGAAGGTCTATGAAAATATCTTTCTAGGAAGAGAGCTTAAGCAGGGTGGAAAGTTTTCCATGCTTGATCGAAAAGCGATGATTACTGAAGCGAAACGATGTTTATCTCTCTTAGGTCAAAAAACAGAGCTTGCAGAAATGGAACTAGGGGAGTTGGGGATTGGCCAGCAGCAGCTTGTCGAAATTGCGAAAGCGCTTGCCCTTGATGCAAAACTAATCATAATGGATGAACCAACTTCAAGTTTAAGTGCTCAAGAAGTAGAGCAGTTATACAGCTGCGTTGAGGCTTAGTTGAAAAAGGGATTGCAATTGTTTTTATTTCTCATCGTTTAGAGGAAATTAAACGTATGGGTAACAGGATTACAATTCTAAGAGATGGATATAAAATCGATACACTACCAGTAAAAGATACAGATCCGGACTATTGGATTGAATTAATGGTAGGGCGTTCGTTAGATGAAAAGTTTCCAAAGCAGTCTTTTACACTTGGAGAAGAAGGATTCCGTATTGAAAATATGCTTGTAGAGGGAACGGAACAACCAGTTAATTTCTCTGTTAATTACGGAGAAATAGTTGGGTTCTCTGGACTTGTCGGTGCGGGAAGAACAGAGCTTGCAAGAGCTATTTTTGGCGCTGATCCAAGGAATAAGGATGCGAAAATATTGATTGATGGGCAAGAAGTCCAAATTAAAAATCCTCGTGATGCCATCGATGCAGGGATTGCTTTTATTACGGAAGACCGAAAAAGTGAAGGGCTTCTACTAGATCAGGCTGCAGATATCAATATTGCTTTAGCAAATATGAAAGGGTTTCAAAACAAAGCTAAACTCATTAATTTAAAGGATATTCGAGCGAAGGCAGAAGAATACATTAAAGAATTACAAATTCGTCCAAATAATATTGAACTTCATGCACGCAATTTTAGTGGCGGTAACCAGCAGAAAGTGGTCATTGCAAAATGGCTATGTACACAGGCGAAAGTGTTTATCTTCGACGAACCGACAAGGGGTATTGATGTTGGAGCGAAGGTTGAGGTGTACCGCTTGATGAATCAACTTGTTGAAAACGGTTCCATCGTCATGATGATATCTTCTGATCTTCCAGAAATCCTTGGAATGTGCGATAGGGTATATGTTATGAGCGAAGGGAAAATAACTGCGAATTTACCAATTCATGAGGCTTCTCAAGAAAGAATAATGAAAGCGGCTACGGGGGATGAAGCAATGAGCCAAATTATAGTAGATAAAAAGCAGGAAAACATAACGGAAAAGAAAACCATTAAAACATACTTAGCTAAACTAGCACCACTACTAGCATTAATTCTTTTATCAGGAATACTTACCTTTTTGTCAGATAAGTTTTTAACAGTTAATAACTTAATGAATATTGCACGACAATCTTCTATTAATGCGCTCCTTGCGATTGGTATGCTTCTTCCAATCCTGACAGCAGGGATTGATTTATCAGTAGGTTCTATTCTTGCTGTATCCATCATGATCATGGGAATTGTCTCAGTTAGTATGAGCTTAAATCCAGTACTTGGAATTATTGTTTGTCTTGCTGTAGGTGCGGCTTCGGATTGCTTAATGGTGTGCTTTTAACGAAATTACGATTACCACATCCATTTATTTCAACTTTAGGTACGCAGTTTATCGGACGTGGTATTGCTTTACTTGTTACAGCAGCAGCACCAATTGCTGGTTTCCCATACATTATTCAATTCGTTGGACGGGAGTTTGTTGGTCCCATCCCAGTTAGTTTTATCTTGGTTATCTTTGTTTATGTAGTCATGCATATTTTTTTAACAAGAACACAGACAGGTCGATATATTTACGCTATTGGAGGTAACCCTGAAGCTGCAAGACTTTCTGGTATTAAAGTAGACAGAGTATTAATTATCGTATACACCATCAGTGGTTTCATGGCTGGGCTTGCTGGTTTAGTTATGGTGGGACGAGTGAACTCTGCCTTCCCACTCGCTGGTGTTACCTATGAGCTAGATGCAATTGCAGCGGTTATTATCGGTGGGCTATTTAGCTTCTTAGGAGGCGTTGGAACAGTAGCAGGTACATTAATAGGAGCTATGATTATTGCTGTACTCCGTAATGGTCTCAATCTTCTTAATGTATCAGCCGACTCTCAAATGGCGCTAATTGGAGTCGTCATCATTGCAGCGGTTTATGTTGACGTTTTACGTCAGCGTAAAAAAAGAAAGTAAGAGTCTTCTAGTTAGGTAGTAATTAAATTTAAAATATATCAAACGGGGGTAATTACTATGTTGAAAAAGAAATTCAAACTATTCGGAGCTGCATTGGCTCTATCA
This Metabacillus endolithicus DNA region includes the following protein-coding sequences:
- a CDS encoding ATP-binding cassette domain-containing protein, producing the protein MKGIKKSFGSNHVLKGIDLDVKAAEVHVLLGENGAGKSTFIKILTGAYEKDAGEIYWEGEKVQLNNPIDAMNLGIATIYQELNVIPELKVYENIFLGRELKQGGKFSMLDRKAMITEAKRCLSLLGQKTELAEMELGELGIGQQQLVEIAKALALDAKLIIMDEPTSSLSAQEVEQLYSCVEA